The sequence CCTTCGGCATGCTGGTCTTTGCCCTGTGCCGGTCGTTGCCTAAGACGGCCGCGTGGGGCTTCGCTCTGAGCCTAGCGCTCGAAACTACGCAGTATGCCTTCGCGCTCGGGCGCACGGATATTGATGATCTCATCTTCAATACCCTGGGCGCACTCATCGGAGCAGCCTTAGCTCGCCTTAGTGGCGAGCGTTTCTTCCCGCTGTGGCGATGGCTGGCGCTGGCCGCAGCTGCGGTTTTCTTGGTGCTGGTGATTCTTGGCCCACGGTTGGGTGACCCCAACGCGGTGGTGGACCTATAAACCTGGGGCCGGTTTTCTCCCTAGCCGTGCGCCATGTTGACGAACTTGGAGTAATGCAGCTGGTGGGCCACCTTGACCGTGTCAATCGGACCACCACGGTGCTTGGCCAAAATAATG is a genomic window of Corynebacterium singulare containing:
- a CDS encoding VanZ family protein, with the translated sequence MVALTTLKPFYQIGYLWKPENQRVRDLRLVPLDEFSGGTWFGPLFEYAGNTAFFIPFGMLVFALCRSLPKTAAWGFALSLALETTQYAFALGRTDIDDLIFNTLGALIGAALARLSGERFFPLWRWLALAAAAVFLVLVILGPRLGDPNAVVDL